The following nucleotide sequence is from Nocardioides eburneiflavus.
ACCACGAGGCGTCCGTCGTCGAAGGACTCCGGCGTGCAGTGGTCCGCGACCTCGGACCCGACGAGCTCGGCCCAGCGGCCGAAGACGCCCTGCACGCGGAGGTCGACCTCCCAGCCGTGGTTGGCGATCAGCCGGCCCATCGCCTGCTCGAGCAGCTGGGGGTCGCGGTCGTCGGGACGGGCGCCGGACGACGTGGTCCTGGTCCTCTTCCGGAAGGAGGAGGACGTACGCCGCCGCGCGGGGGACCCGCCCGGGTTGGCCGCTGCTGCTCGGGCTGCCGCACGTGCGAGGTCGAGGCCGTCGGGGCGGTGCTCCTCGGCTGCCGCGTCGGGGGTGGCCTCGGCGGGGGTGGCCTCGTCTGGCCCCTGCCCCTCATCCGTCACGGGTCACCGTCCCGTCGGCCACGATGAACCGCACGCCCTGCAGCGAGGCCGGCACGTCCGCGGCGACCGCCGCGGTGACGAGGACCTGCTCGGCACCGGCCACGAGCTGGGCGAGCTGGTTGCGGCGCTCGGCGTCGAGCTCGGCGAAGACGTCGTCCAGCACGAGGATCGGGTCGTCGCCGTCGGCGCGCAGCAGGTCGTACGACGCCAGCCGCATCGCGAGCGCGAACGACCAGGACTCCCCGTGGGAGGCGTACCCCTTGACCGGGAGGCGCAGCTGCGGGTCACCGAGGGTGAGCAACAGCTCGTCACGGTGCGGGCCGACGAGGGAGATGCCGCGGTCGAGCTCCTCCTTGCGACGTGCCGCGATCGCCTCGAGCAGGGCACCCTGCAGCGCTGGTTGAGCAGGTTGCGCAGCAACCGTGTCGAGACCCGGATCATCCAGAGCCTCGGTTTCGACACGGGCTCGTCCCTCGCCCTGCTCAACCAGCGGACGTTCGATGTCGATGCTGGCCTTGTACTCGAGGTCGGCGTCGTCGCGGCTCGCGCCGCGGGCCACCGCCTCGTAGGCCTTGCCGAGGTAGGGCCGGAGGTCGTCGACCAGCCGCAGCCGGGCCCCCAGGATCTCCGCGCCGACGCGGGCGAGGTTGTCGTCCCAGATCTCCAGCGTCGACATCGCGGCGTCCCGCGAGGAGCCGCGGGCGAGCCCGGCGGTCTTGAGCAGGCTGTTGCGCTGCTTGAGGATCCGGTCGTAGTCCGACCGGACGCCCGCGAGGCGCGGCGTACGCAGGATGAGCAGGTCGTCGAGGAACTTCCTGCGGTCCGACGGGTCGCCCTTGACCAGGGTGAGGTCGTCGGGCGCGAAGACCACCGTGCGCACGAGGCCGATGATCTCGCGCGGCCGGGGGAGCGGGGACCGGTTGATGCGGGCGCGGTTGGCGCGGCCCGGGTTCAGCTCGACCTCGAGGAGGGCCGTACGCCCCTCCTTGACCACCGACGCGCGCACGACCGCCTGGTCAGCGCCCGCCCGCACCAGCGGCGCGTCGGTCGCGACGCGGTGGGAGGACAGCCTGGAGAGGTAGTCGATCGCCTCGACGAGGTTGGTCTTGCCCTGGCCGTTGCGGCCGATGAAGGCCGTGGCCCCCGGTTCCAGGGCGACGTCGATGTCGCCGTAGGAACGGAAGTCGTGGAGGGTCAGGTGCGCGACGTGCACGGGTGCATCAGCTCTCGGCCGGCTCCTCGGCGCTGCCGGCGCCGGCCTTCTGGGAGCTCTCGGTCTGGTCGGCGGGGCCGCCGTCCTCGACGTCGCCGCCCTTGGGGGCCGGGGTGCGCACCGCGTGGCCGCCGAACTGGTTGCGCATCGCGGCGACCGCCTGCATCGCCGGGCTGTCGTCCTGGCGCGAGACGAAGCGGGCGTAGAGCGCAGCGGTGATCGCCGGGGTCGCGACGGCGTGCTCGATGCCCGCCTCGACGGTCCAGCGACCCTCGCCGGAGTCCTCGGCGTAGCCCGCGATCTTGCTCAGGCCGGGGTCGTCGTCGAGCGCGGCGACCATGAGGTCGAGCAACCAGGACCTGATGACGGTGCCCTCGCGCCACGAGCGGAAGACCTCGGTCACGTTCTCGACCATGTCGACCTTCTCGAGCAGCTCCCAGCCCTCGGCGTAGGACTGCATGATCGCGTACTCGATGCCGTTGTGGACCATCTTGGAGAAGTGCCCGGCGCCGACCTTGCCGGCGTGGACGGAGCCGAACTCGCCCTCGGGTGCCAGGGCGTCGAAGGCCGGCTGCACCTTGGCGATGTCGTCGGCGTCGCCGCCGTACATCAGGGCGTAGCCGTTCTCCAGACCCCACACGCCGCCGGAGACCCCGCAGTCGACGTAGCCGATGCCCTTGCCGGCGAGCAGCTCGGCGTTGGCGAGGTCGTCGGTCCAGCGCGAGTTGCCGCCGTCGACGACCACGTCGCCCTCGCCGAGGAGGTCGGCGAGCTCCTTGACGGTCGCCCGGGTCGGGTCGCCGGCGGGCACCATGACCCACACGACCTTCGGGCTGGGCAGGGCCTCGACGAGCGCGGCGAGCGAGTCGACGTCGCTGACGTCGGGGTTGCGGTCGTAGCCCACGACCGTGAGTCCCGCACGGCGCATGCGCTCGCGCATGTTGCCGCCCATCTTGCCGAGTCCGATGAGTCCGATGTCCATGGCGGTGAGCCTAGTCCCCACCCCTCGGTGGTCGGCCTACGAGAGGAGGCGGCGGGGCATCAGCAGGTAGCGGAAGGAGCTGGCGTCGTCGTCCGCGGCATCGGTGCCGGAGATGACGACCGGCTTGGTCGCCTGGGTGAAGGCCAGGTCGACGAACTCCCCGTCGATGGCGGTGAGGCCGTCGAGCAGGAACTGCGGGTTGAAGCCGGTCGTCAGGTCGTCGCCGTTGATGTCGGCGTCGACGGCCTCGGTGGCCATCGCCTCGTCACCGGAGCCGGCGTCGAGCACGATCTGGTTCTCGCCGAACTTCATCTGCACGGCCGTGTTGCGCTCGGCGACCAGCGCGACGCGCTTGACGGTCTCGATCAGCTCGGCCTTGTTGACCTTCGCGACCGTCAGGTGCTCGGCGGGGAACAGCGAGCGGACCTTGGGGAACTCGCCGTCGAGGAGGCGGGTCGTGGTGCGGCGTACGCCACCGAGGCCGGTGCCCTCGAAGCCGATGAGGCCCTCGCCGGTGCCGCTGGTGCTCAGCGCGATCGTGATCTCGGCCCCGGAGGTGAGCGACTTGGCCGTGTCGCCGAGGACCTTGGCCGGCACGAGCGCGGCGACGGACACGTCGGGGGACTGCGGGTTCCAGGTCAGCTCGCGGTGCGAGAGGCGGAAGCGGTCGGTGGCGAGCAGCGCCATCGTCGAGCCGTCGATCTCGATCCGTACGCCGGTGAGGACCGGCAGCATGTCGTCGCGGCCGGCAGCGGTGACCGCCTGGGCGACGGCGTGCGCGAAGTCGGCGCTGGAGACCGTCCCGGTGGCGGACGGCATCTCCGGCAGCGTGGGGTAGTCGGAGACCGGCATGGTCTGGAGGCTGAAGCGCGCCGACCCGCAGGTGAGCGACACACGCGGGCCCTCGAGGGTGAGCTCGACGGGCTTGGCGGGGAGGCTGCGGCAGATGTCGGCGAGCAGGCGGCCGCTGACCAGGGCGCGACCCTCGTCGTTGACCTCCGCGGACAGGGTGGCGCGGGCCGAGGTCTCGTAGTCGAAGGTGGAGAGCACCAGGCCGGCGTCGCTCGCCTCGATCAGCAGGCCAGCCAGGACCGGGGAGCTGGGGCGGACGGGCAGGCTGCGGGCAGCCCACGCAACGGCATCGGCGAAGACGTCGCGTTCGACGCGGAACTTCACAAGGGTCTCCTCGACGAGGGGTGGGGCGAGCACCTGGTGGGCAGGGGCTCAGGCAGACAAGGACCACACACGTACGCGTGGGAAGTGCATCCTGCCACGCGCCGGTGACGCTTCGGCAGGGTTCTCCCCAGAGGGAGGTCGGTCAGTCGTTGGTGGGAGATCGGACCAGTGTTGAGGTTCATAGCAGTCATAGGGTCGGTGGAATCTGTGGAGAACTCACGTTCGTGCAGGTCAGCGGCCGGGAACTGTGTGGATGACGGGTGTGGACGCGCGCTGGTCAACCCGTGGGGCCGTGTGGACGCCGCGCCTCCGCTTGTCGTTCGTCCCGAGGTGTCCACAGGGGCTGGGGACGAAGCGCCGTACCGAATCACATGTTCTCCACACGAACGCGCGGCGATCGACGGCCAGCGGGCGCGAGCGGCTCAGGCCTGACGCGCCTGCATCTTGACCCGGTTGGTGAGCTCGCTGACCTGGTTGAAGACGGCGCGACGCTCGGCGAGCAGCTGGCGGATCTTGCGGTCGGCGTACATCACCGTGGTGTGGTCGCGGCCGCCGAACTCGCGGCCGATCTGTGGCAGCGACATCGAGGTCAGCTCCCGGCAGAGGTACATGCCGATCTGGCGTGCCATCACCAGGTGGCGGCCCCGCGAGGGGCCGGTGAGGTCCTCGAGCGAGACGCCGAAGTAGGCCGCGGTCTGCGCGATGATCAGCGCGTGGGTGATCTCCGGCTCGCCGCCCTCGGGGATCAGGTCCTTGAGGACGATCTCCGCCAAGGTCATGTCGACCTCCTGGCGGTTGAGGTTGGCGAAGGCCGTGACCCGGATCAGCGCGCCCTCGAGCTCGCGGATGTTGGTCTGGATCTTGGAGGCGATGAACTCCAGCACGTCCGGCGGCGCCGTCAGCCGGTCCATGGCGGCCTTCTTGCGCAGGATCGCGATGCGGGTCTCGAGGTCGGGGGGCTGGACGTCGGTGATCAGGCCCCACTCGAACCGGTTGCGCAGCCGGTCCTCGAGTGCCTCGAGCCGCTTGGGCGCGCGGTCGGAGGTGAGCACGATCTGCTTGTTGGCGTTGTGGAGGGTGTTGAACGTGTGGAAGAACTCCTCCTGCGTCTGGGTCTTGCCCTCGAGGAACTGGATGTCGTCGATGAGCAGGACGTCGACGTCGCGGTAACGCCGCTTGAACCGGTCCTGGCGGTCGTCGCGGATCGCGTTGATGAACTCGTTGGTGAACTCCTCCGACGAGACGTAGCGCACCTTGGCGTTGCTGTAGAGGCTGCGGACGTAGTGGCCGATCGCGTGCAGCAGATGGGTCTTGCCGAGACCGGACTCGCCGTAGACCAGGAGCGGGTTGTACGCCTTGCCGGGCGCCTCGGCGACGGCCACGGCGGCGGCGTGAGGGAACCGGTTGGACGAGCCGATCACGAACGTCTCGAAGGTGTACTTGGGGTTCAGCCGCGTCTCCAGCGCGGACGGCCGACGCTCGCCCGTGCTCGGCGTGGGCTCCAGGTGGTCCAGCTGGTCCGGGACCGACGCCTCGTAGGACGGCTGGTCATTTGTCGACATGGCGACAGATCGATCTGTCGATTCGTCGACCGGAGCGGGCTGGGCGTCCTCCAGGGCAGGGTTGACCGTGACGAGCATGCGGATCTCGCGACCGAAGCCCTCGCTCAGCGCGTCCTCGATGTGGTTGCGGAGCCGGCCCTCGAGCTGGTTGCGGGTGAAGTCGTTGGGCACTGCGATGATCGCTGTGTTCTCGTGGAGGGTCATCGGGACGCTGGGGCGCAGCCACGCACGCTGGTTGGGCTGGAGGTCCGCGACGATCTGCTGCCACGCCGTCCCGAGATCTACCTGCTGGTCGTCCACCGGACCGCCTTCGCTTCCACCATGTCGTCGTGCCAGTCGTGTCGCCCACGGGCACGTGGATCCGTGCCCGTCCCGGTCTGTCAGGTGTGTTCTGCGCGACCCTGACCGGTTGTGCTTCCACAGAGTTGTCCACAAGCTGTGCACTGATTGTCCCGACCCGGGTGGTCGAGGCCCCCGGGCGACGCCGTCGCGTGATCCTTCCAGCGTTTCCGCAGGTCAGAGGCCTGTTTGTGCGGCGTGTGAGCCAGATCACAGCAGGCTTCGGACCCTGGAGGGACCGTGGTCGGACGCGACCGCGGAGACATGGAACGTAACAACCGGGACGCGTACGGAGCAAGACGTCATCCACAGGCTGGCTCCCGGAGGGGCCGCGAGGGTTTGACCCCCACTTTCCCCTCCGCGTACCGTTGGCCGGTCGCTCCCTGTCGACGGGTGCCGCATGTCCACGATCCGCCACCTGGCGGCCGCGTGGGTGGGCGGTGCCGGCCGAAGTACCTGATCTTTGGGGCCTGAACCTGGGCCAGCGCCGATTCCTCGCGCGGAGTGGACATCCCTCGAAACCTTCGGAGAAATAGCCGTGAGCAAGCGTACGTACCAGCCGAACAACCGTCGCCGTCACAAGGTGCACGGCTTCCGCCTCCGCATGCGGACCCGTGCCGGCCGCGCGATCCTGTCGAGCCGTCGCCGCAAGGGCCGCAAGAGCCTGGCCGTCTGAGGCCCAGGGCTCACGGCAACCCGCCGTGCTCTCCGCTGACCATCGCCTCACCGACAGTGACGGCTTCCGCCGCACGGTCCGCAACGGGCGACGCGCCGGGTGCTCGACGCTCGTCGTCCACCTGTGGGTGGACCAGGCCTCGGCGCCCGGTCCGGCACAGGTGGGCTTCACGGTCGGCAAGACCGTGGGCGACGCCGTCACGCGCAACCGCGTGAAGAGGCGACTGCGGCACCTGACCCGGGAGCACCTCCCCGCACTGGAGGAGCTCCCGGGTCGTGCTGCGCTCGTGGTCCGCGCGCTGCCGGCGGCTGCCGAGGCGTCGTACGCCCGGCTGGGTGCTGACCTGACGCGTACGCTCGACCGGGTGAGCGCGTCGTGAAGCACCTCCTGATCGGCTTCATCCGCGCGTGGCGCTTCGCCATCAGCCCGCTCTACGGCCAGGTCTGCCGCTACCACCCGAGCTGCTCGGCGTACGCCCTCGAGGCCGTCACGGTGCACGGGTCGGTGCGCGGCACCTGGCTGGCCGGGCGGCGCCTCGTCCGCTGCCACCCGTGGTCGGACGGCGGCTACGACCCGGTCCCGCCTCGTGACCAGCCCCGTGTTCCTCCCCACGCCACTGGCGTGGGCCCCACCACCCCGAGCCAGGGAGCTTGAGTGATCGACTTCTTCACCTCCATCGGCGGCGCCATCATGCTGCCGCTCTACTACGCGATCTCGTTCGTGCTGGTGGGCTTCCACAACGTCTTCGGGGACATCTTCGGTCCCACGTCCGGCACCGCCTGGGTGCTGTCGATCATCGGGCTCACCCTCGTCGTGCGGGCCGCGCTGATCCCGCTCTTCGTGAAGCAGATCAAGTCCAGCCGCAACATGCAGCTCATCCAGCCCAAGGTGCGTGAGCTCCAGAAGAAGTACGGCCACGACCGGGAGCGTCTCGCGCAGGAGACGATGAAGCTCTACAAGGACTCGGGGACGAACCCGTTCTCGTCGTGCCTGCCGATCCTGCTGCAGATGCCGATCTTCCTCGCGCTGTTCCGGATCCTCGACCAGGCCGCCCGCAACCCCGAGCGCAAGCGCGGCCTGATGACGCCGGAGCTCAACGAGCAGCTCAGCGCCGCGGTCTTCGCCGGCGGCAAGATCTCCGACACGTTCCTCAACGCCGACGGCGTCGAGGTCCGCGTGCTGGCGGCGGTGCTGGTGCTCGCGATGACGCTGACCACCTTCCTCACCCAGCGCCAGCTGATGAGCAAGAACATGCCGGCCGACGCGCTGTCCGGCCCGTACGCCCAGCAGCAGAAGATGTTGCTCTACGTCCTCCCGGTGGTCTTCGCCGTGGGTGGCATCGCCTTCCCCGTGGGCGTCCTCTTCTACTGGACGACGTCGAACCTCTGGACCATGGGCCAGCAGTTCTACGTGATCCGCAACAACCCCGCGCCCGGCACTCCGGCGGCCGACGCCAAGGAGGAGCGCGACCGCGCCAAGGCGGCGCGCAAGGGCCTCAAGACTCCGGCGCAGCTCGAGGAGGAGCGCCTCGCGGCCGAGGCAGAGGCCCGCCGTGAGGAGAAGTCCCAGACGCGCCAGCAGCCGCAACGCCAGACCAAGGCCCAGCGCAGCAAGAAGAAGCGCTGACCCAGACATCCGCGCGCGTCGCTCCGGTGACGGCGCACCTGATCGAGAAGCAGGGAGACACACTGTGAGTGAGCAGCTGACGAACGGCGCGGCCGTGGACCACGTCGAGCACGACGGAGAGGACGCGGGCGCGTCCGCGCCGGAGGACGGCGGGAAGCCCCGCCCCTCCAAGGTGGAGCGCCTCGAGCACGAGGGCGACATCGCGGCGGACTACCTCGAGGAGCTGCTCGACATCGCGGACCTCGACGGGGACCTGGACATGGACGTCGAGGGTGACCGCGCGAGCGTGCAGATCGGTGGCGCGGACCTGAGCCAGCTGGTGGGCCGCAACGGCGAAGTCCTGGAGGCGCTCCAGGAGCTGACCCGCCTCGCGGTCTACCGCGAGACCGGCGAGCGCTCGCGACTGATGCTCGACGTCGGTGGCCACCGTGCCGAGCAGCGCACGCGGCTCGTCGCCATCGCGGAGAAGTCGATCGCGGCGGTTCGGGAGTCCGGCGAGTCCGTGTCGCTGGAGCCGATGAGCGCGTTTGAGCGGAAGGTCGTCCACGACGCGGTCGCTGCCGCCGGCCTCACGTCGGAGTCCGAGGGTGCGGAGCCCAAGCGCTACGTGGTGATCCTCCCCGCGTGAGCGATGACGTTTCACGTGAAACACCCTCCGTGCCCGCTGAGGCGCGGAGGGTGTTCGCGTCCGAGCGACTGTCCCTCGCGGAGCGATACGCCGACCTGCTGGCGACGGAGGGTGTCGTCCGTGGGCTGATCGGGCCACGCGAGGCTCCGCGTCTCTGGGAGCGCCACCTGTTGAACTCGGCGGTGCTGGCCGAGGCCATCGCGGAGGGCTCGTCGATCTGCGACATCGGGACGGGGGCTGGACTGCCCGGTCTCGTCATCGCGATCGCGCGACCGGACGTACGGATCACTCTGGTGGAGCCGCTGCTGCGGCGCACCACGTT
It contains:
- a CDS encoding DUF721 domain-containing protein; the protein is MTDEGQGPDEATPAEATPDAAAEEHRPDGLDLARAAARAAAANPGGSPARRRTSSSFRKRTRTTSSGARPDDRDPQLLEQAMGRLIANHGWEVDLRVQGVFGRWAELVGSEVADHCTPESFDDGRLVVRTDSTAWATQLKLLAPSIVRRLNEDLGHGTVTVIEVLGPHLPSWTKGRLSSRDGRGPRDTYG
- the recF gene encoding DNA replication/repair protein RecF (All proteins in this family for which functions are known are DNA-binding proteins that assist the filamentation of RecA onto DNA for the initiation of recombination or recombinational repair.) produces the protein MHVAHLTLHDFRSYGDIDVALEPGATAFIGRNGQGKTNLVEAIDYLSRLSSHRVATDAPLVRAGADQAVVRASVVKEGRTALLEVELNPGRANRARINRSPLPRPREIIGLVRTVVFAPDDLTLVKGDPSDRRKFLDDLLILRTPRLAGVRSDYDRILKQRNSLLKTAGLARGSSRDAAMSTLEIWDDNLARVGAEILGARLRLVDDLRPYLGKAYEAVARGASRDDADLEYKASIDIERPLVEQGEGRARVETEALDDPGLDTVAAQPAQPALQGALLEAIAARRKEELDRGISLVGPHRDELLLTLGDPQLRLPVKGYASHGESWSFALAMRLASYDLLRADGDDPILVLDDVFAELDAERRNQLAQLVAGAEQVLVTAAVAADVPASLQGVRFIVADGTVTRDG
- the gnd gene encoding phosphogluconate dehydrogenase (NAD(+)-dependent, decarboxylating), with translation MGTRLTAMDIGLIGLGKMGGNMRERMRRAGLTVVGYDRNPDVSDVDSLAALVEALPSPKVVWVMVPAGDPTRATVKELADLLGEGDVVVDGGNSRWTDDLANAELLAGKGIGYVDCGVSGGVWGLENGYALMYGGDADDIAKVQPAFDALAPEGEFGSVHAGKVGAGHFSKMVHNGIEYAIMQSYAEGWELLEKVDMVENVTEVFRSWREGTVIRSWLLDLMVAALDDDPGLSKIAGYAEDSGEGRWTVEAGIEHAVATPAITAALYARFVSRQDDSPAMQAVAAMRNQFGGHAVRTPAPKGGDVEDGGPADQTESSQKAGAGSAEEPAES
- the dnaN gene encoding DNA polymerase III subunit beta, producing MKFRVERDVFADAVAWAARSLPVRPSSPVLAGLLIEASDAGLVLSTFDYETSARATLSAEVNDEGRALVSGRLLADICRSLPAKPVELTLEGPRVSLTCGSARFSLQTMPVSDYPTLPEMPSATGTVSSADFAHAVAQAVTAAGRDDMLPVLTGVRIEIDGSTMALLATDRFRLSHRELTWNPQSPDVSVAALVPAKVLGDTAKSLTSGAEITIALSTSGTGEGLIGFEGTGLGGVRRTTTRLLDGEFPKVRSLFPAEHLTVAKVNKAELIETVKRVALVAERNTAVQMKFGENQIVLDAGSGDEAMATEAVDADINGDDLTTGFNPQFLLDGLTAIDGEFVDLAFTQATKPVVISGTDAADDDASSFRYLLMPRRLLS
- the dnaA gene encoding chromosomal replication initiator protein DnaA; amino-acid sequence: MARRHGGSEGGPVDDQQVDLGTAWQQIVADLQPNQRAWLRPSVPMTLHENTAIIAVPNDFTRNQLEGRLRNHIEDALSEGFGREIRMLVTVNPALEDAQPAPVDESTDRSVAMSTNDQPSYEASVPDQLDHLEPTPSTGERRPSALETRLNPKYTFETFVIGSSNRFPHAAAVAVAEAPGKAYNPLLVYGESGLGKTHLLHAIGHYVRSLYSNAKVRYVSSEEFTNEFINAIRDDRQDRFKRRYRDVDVLLIDDIQFLEGKTQTQEEFFHTFNTLHNANKQIVLTSDRAPKRLEALEDRLRNRFEWGLITDVQPPDLETRIAILRKKAAMDRLTAPPDVLEFIASKIQTNIRELEGALIRVTAFANLNRQEVDMTLAEIVLKDLIPEGGEPEITHALIIAQTAAYFGVSLEDLTGPSRGRHLVMARQIGMYLCRELTSMSLPQIGREFGGRDHTTVMYADRKIRQLLAERRAVFNQVSELTNRVKMQARQA
- the rpmH gene encoding 50S ribosomal protein L34 codes for the protein MSKRTYQPNNRRRHKVHGFRLRMRTRAGRAILSSRRRKGRKSLAV
- the rnpA gene encoding ribonuclease P protein component, with translation MLSADHRLTDSDGFRRTVRNGRRAGCSTLVVHLWVDQASAPGPAQVGFTVGKTVGDAVTRNRVKRRLRHLTREHLPALEELPGRAALVVRALPAAAEASYARLGADLTRTLDRVSAS
- the yidD gene encoding membrane protein insertion efficiency factor YidD, which translates into the protein MKHLLIGFIRAWRFAISPLYGQVCRYHPSCSAYALEAVTVHGSVRGTWLAGRRLVRCHPWSDGGYDPVPPRDQPRVPPHATGVGPTTPSQGA
- the yidC gene encoding membrane protein insertase YidC, which produces MIDFFTSIGGAIMLPLYYAISFVLVGFHNVFGDIFGPTSGTAWVLSIIGLTLVVRAALIPLFVKQIKSSRNMQLIQPKVRELQKKYGHDRERLAQETMKLYKDSGTNPFSSCLPILLQMPIFLALFRILDQAARNPERKRGLMTPELNEQLSAAVFAGGKISDTFLNADGVEVRVLAAVLVLAMTLTTFLTQRQLMSKNMPADALSGPYAQQQKMLLYVLPVVFAVGGIAFPVGVLFYWTTSNLWTMGQQFYVIRNNPAPGTPAADAKEERDRAKAARKGLKTPAQLEEERLAAEAEARREEKSQTRQQPQRQTKAQRSKKKR
- a CDS encoding protein jag, giving the protein MSEQLTNGAAVDHVEHDGEDAGASAPEDGGKPRPSKVERLEHEGDIAADYLEELLDIADLDGDLDMDVEGDRASVQIGGADLSQLVGRNGEVLEALQELTRLAVYRETGERSRLMLDVGGHRAEQRTRLVAIAEKSIAAVRESGESVSLEPMSAFERKVVHDAVAAAGLTSESEGAEPKRYVVILPA